The following proteins are co-located in the Papaver somniferum cultivar HN1 unplaced genomic scaffold, ASM357369v1 unplaced-scaffold_128, whole genome shotgun sequence genome:
- the LOC113331980 gene encoding protein TRIGALACTOSYLDIACYLGLYCEROL 5, chloroplastic-like, whose translation MGEEEEIIVEEKIDNNLNNVKGFLWKFPVFKTRELGKLGPAFGLGVGCGVGFGVGFLGGLGIGPGLSSKLQLGVGFGAGCGVGIGFGYGMGKGVAQDDSGRHANLGRLSRQNGKLPFRYTAD comes from the exons atgggtgaaGAGGAAGAGATTATTGTAGAAGAAAAGATAGACAACAATTTGAACAATGTCAAGGGTTTTCTGTGGAAGTTCCCTGTCTTCAAGACCAGAGAGTTAGGGAAGCTTGGCCCTGCATTTGGTCTTGGTGTTGGCTGTGGTGTAGGTTTTGGTGTGGGATTCCTTGGAG GTTTAGGGATAGGTCCTGGACTTTCTTCTAAACTGCAGCTAGGAGTTGGTTTTGGTGCTGGATGTGGAGTTGGAATAGGCTTTGGTTACGGCATGGGAAAAGGAGTTGCACAGGATGACAGTGGGCGACATGCTAATCTTGGGAGACTTTCTCGGCAGAACGGAAAACTTCCTTTTCG GTACACTGCTGATTAG
- the LOC113331979 gene encoding malate dehydrogenase, glyoxysomal translates to MQPSSEANQRIARIAAHLHPSNLQMEGSSGLRRADCRAKGGAPGFKVAILGAAGGIGQPLALLMKMNPLVSVLHLYDVVNAPGVTADVSHMDTGAVVRGFLGQPQLENALTGMDLVIIPAGVPRKPGMTRDDLFKINAGIVRTLAEGIAKCCPNAIVNLISNPVNSTVPIAAEVFKKAGTFDPKKLLGVTTLDVVRANTFVAEVLGVDPREVSVPVVGGHAGVTILPLLSQVSPPCSFTPEEINALTDRIQNGGTEVVEAKAGAGSATLSMAYAAAKFADACLRGMRGDAGIVECSFVTSQVTELPFFATKVRLGRTGVEEIFPLGPLNEYERTGLEKAKKELAGSIQKGVSFIRN, encoded by the exons ATGCAGCCTAGTTCAGAAGCTAATCAAAGAATTGCGAGGATTGCAGCTCATCTCCACCCTTCTAATCTCCAG ATGGAGGGAAGTTCTGGTTTGAGACGGGCAGATTGCCGAGCAAAAGGTGGTGCACCAGGGTTTAAAGTTGCTATCTTGGGTGCTGCTGGAGGGATTGGTCAACCTCTTGCATTGTTGATGAAGATGAACCCATTGGTATCAGTTCTCCATCTCTACGATGTTGTTAATGCTCCTGGTGTTACCGCGGATGTTAGTCACATGGACACTGGTGCTGTG GTACGAGGTTTTCTTGGGCAGCCACAACTTGAGAATGCACTAACAGGGATGGATCTTGTAATCATTCCTGCCGGTGTTCCTAGGAAACCAGGAATGACAAGAGATGATTTGTTCAAGATCAATGCTGGAATTGTTAGAACTCTAGCAGAAGGCATTGCCAAGTGCTGTCCTAATGCTATTGTGAACTTGATCAGCAATCCAGTAAATTCTACTGTTCCTATAGCAGCTGAGGTTTTCAAGAAGGCAGGCACCTTTGATCCTAAGAAGCTTCTGGGAGTCACAACTCTTGATGTTGTTAGGGCTAACACTTTTGTG GCAGAAGTTTTAGGGGTTGATCCTAGAGAAGTTAGTGTTCCCGTTGTTGGGGGTCATGCAGGAGTTACAATCTTACCTCTTCTATCACAG GTTAGCCCCCCTTGTTCTTTCACTCCAGAAGAGATTAACGCCCTTACTGATCGCATTCAAAATGGGGGAACAGAAGTTGTTGAG GCCAAAGCAGGTGCTGGATCTGCAACACTTTCAATG GCATATGCTGCTGCCAAGTTCGCTGATGCTTGCTTGAGGGGCATGAGAGGAGATGCTGGCATCGTGGAATGCTCTTTTGTTACTTCTCAG GTGACGGAGCTACCTTTCTTTGCAACAAAAGTGAGGCTCGGTCGAACTGGAGTCGAGGAGATCTTCCCCCTAGGCCCCTTGAATGAGTATGAAAG GACTGGGTTGGAGAAGGCAAAGAAAGAATTGGCTGGAAGCATTCAAAAGGGGGTTTCTTTCATTAGGAATTAA